The following coding sequences are from one bacterium SCSIO 12741 window:
- a CDS encoding helix-turn-helix transcriptional regulator: protein MQKNDNSLHPCPVGRSIKVLGGKWRLRIINEVGLEKRRFGELKRLIPDISEKMLIQELKTLVEYDILNKKSYPQIPPKVEYFLTEKGRLALPVIESFKKFGEEAL from the coding sequence ATGCAAAAAAATGATAACAGCCTACATCCCTGTCCTGTTGGTCGTTCAATCAAGGTGCTGGGAGGTAAATGGCGATTGCGTATTATCAATGAAGTGGGATTGGAAAAAAGGCGCTTTGGAGAACTAAAACGGCTCATTCCTGACATCAGCGAAAAAATGCTAATTCAAGAGTTGAAAACCTTGGTGGAATACGACATCCTAAACAAAAAATCTTATCCTCAAATTCCGCCCAAAGTGGAATACTTCCTCACGGAAAAAGGACGCTTGGCCTTACCTGTAATCGAAAGCTTTAAAAAGTTTGGAGAAGAGGCGCTATAA